In a single window of the Renibacterium salmoninarum ATCC 33209 genome:
- a CDS encoding acetyl/propionyl/methylcrotonyl-CoA carboxylase subunit alpha produces MTAMFHTVLVANRGEIACRVIRTLRSMGIRSVAVYSDADAGARHVQEADTAVRIGPAAAAESYLNIEAVLEACRKSGARAVHPGYGFLSENLAFAQALAAAGITFIGPNLEALNVMGDKIRSKNHVQENQVPVVAGIAEPGLSDAALIEAAGSIGYPILIKPSAGGGGKGMHSVFDTAELPETLKTARRVAASAFGDDTLFLERLVATPRHIEVQILGDNFGHVIHLGERECSLQRRHQKVIEEAPSALLDAATRARIGEAACNAARSVSYTGAGTVEFLVSDDAPDEFFFMEMNTRLQVEHPVTEMITGLDLVEWQIRIAAGEHLTLNQDDIVLTGHAIEARLYAENPEQDFLPETGTVLSLAESAQARNDSALLEGLEISSNYDPMLAKVIAWAPDRDAALSKLDAALAETLVLGVKTNTEYLRLLINDADVRAGRLDTTMIERKMPDFVFAAPGELELQAAAQFFAAQLITDSVWGSANSWRMGAHRPLSFSIVNGRENHQVTVSDGALEVHDGELALTADGLRTHWDYAFDPATETLWLGSAGVSFALRKRSRQELVEAKNASMARAEGSVDPEARSPMPGTVVSVLVADGDEVTEGQTLLAVEAMKMEHQLVAAVAGIVKLSVSTGNLVKANQILASIHPLEQNPAGSAQNQEQS; encoded by the coding sequence ATGACTGCGATGTTCCATACAGTTTTAGTTGCCAACCGCGGCGAGATCGCTTGCCGGGTAATCCGGACGCTCCGTAGCATGGGCATCCGCTCGGTGGCGGTATACAGCGATGCCGACGCCGGTGCCCGGCACGTGCAAGAAGCAGATACCGCAGTGCGGATTGGCCCCGCAGCGGCTGCTGAGAGTTATCTCAATATCGAAGCGGTTCTGGAGGCCTGCCGAAAGTCCGGTGCTCGAGCAGTGCATCCTGGCTACGGCTTTCTCAGCGAGAATTTGGCGTTTGCCCAGGCGTTAGCAGCGGCGGGAATTACTTTTATTGGCCCGAACCTAGAAGCCCTGAATGTCATGGGTGACAAGATTCGGTCTAAAAACCATGTCCAAGAAAACCAGGTTCCGGTGGTCGCCGGTATCGCGGAGCCCGGTTTGTCCGATGCGGCGCTCATTGAAGCGGCGGGCAGCATCGGTTACCCGATTCTGATCAAGCCTTCGGCTGGCGGCGGCGGCAAGGGCATGCATTCGGTCTTCGACACCGCGGAATTACCCGAAACCTTGAAAACAGCTCGCCGGGTGGCTGCCTCAGCCTTTGGCGACGACACGCTCTTTTTGGAGCGCTTAGTTGCCACGCCTCGCCACATTGAAGTGCAAATTCTGGGCGACAACTTTGGCCACGTGATCCACCTAGGCGAGCGCGAATGCTCCCTGCAACGTCGGCACCAGAAAGTCATCGAAGAGGCGCCTTCCGCGTTATTGGATGCCGCCACCCGGGCCCGAATTGGCGAAGCGGCCTGCAATGCAGCGCGTAGCGTGAGCTATACTGGTGCCGGCACGGTGGAATTTTTGGTATCCGACGATGCACCGGATGAGTTCTTCTTCATGGAGATGAATACTCGACTGCAAGTTGAGCACCCAGTGACCGAAATGATCACTGGCTTGGACCTGGTCGAATGGCAGATCCGGATTGCTGCGGGGGAGCACCTAACGCTCAACCAAGACGACATTGTGCTCACCGGGCACGCGATCGAAGCACGACTTTATGCTGAGAACCCGGAACAAGACTTTCTGCCAGAAACCGGAACCGTGCTTTCACTGGCCGAATCTGCACAGGCACGAAATGACTCGGCGCTGCTAGAAGGGCTGGAGATCAGCTCAAATTACGATCCGATGCTCGCGAAAGTGATTGCTTGGGCACCGGACCGCGACGCCGCGCTGAGCAAGCTTGACGCAGCGCTTGCCGAAACTCTGGTTCTGGGTGTGAAGACCAACACCGAGTACTTAAGGCTTTTGATCAACGACGCCGATGTCCGTGCCGGACGGCTAGACACTACGATGATCGAACGCAAGATGCCTGATTTCGTCTTCGCAGCACCGGGCGAGCTAGAGCTACAAGCCGCCGCGCAATTTTTTGCCGCTCAATTGATCACCGATTCCGTGTGGGGCTCAGCGAACAGCTGGCGGATGGGTGCCCACCGCCCGCTCAGTTTCTCAATAGTAAACGGAAGAGAAAACCATCAAGTAACCGTTAGCGACGGCGCACTAGAAGTGCATGATGGTGAGTTGGCTTTGACCGCGGACGGCCTACGCACGCACTGGGACTATGCGTTCGACCCGGCAACGGAAACTCTCTGGCTAGGCTCAGCCGGCGTCAGTTTTGCCTTGCGCAAACGCAGCCGACAGGAACTTGTCGAGGCCAAAAACGCATCAATGGCTCGCGCTGAAGGCAGCGTAGACCCGGAGGCGCGCTCGCCGATGCCCGGCACCGTGGTCTCGGTATTGGTTGCCGACGGCGATGAAGTCACCGAAGGCCAGACGTTGCTCGCCGTCGAAGCGATGAAGATGGAACACCAACTCGTCGCGGCAGTAGCCGGCATCGTCAAGCTTTCCGTCAGCACCGGAAATCTGGTGAAAGCCAATCAAATCTTGGCTAGCATCCACCCACTTGAACAAAATCCAGCAGGATCAGCCCAGAACCAGGAGCAATCATGA
- a CDS encoding acyl-CoA dehydrogenase family protein, translating to MTTSDSYGLSEDYQDLSDTVRDFADEVVAPVSAKHDEEHSFPYEVVKQMGEMGLFGLPFPEEHGGMGGDYFALALALEQLGRVDQSVAITLEAGVSLGAMPIHRFGTEAQKEQWLPMLASGQALAGFGLTEPEAGSDAGGTKTKARLEDGSWIINGNKEFITNSGTDITRLVTVTAVTGESTRADGSIKKEISTILVPTNTQGFKAEKAYNKVGWNASDTHPLTLADVRVPEANLLGVEGRGYANFLSILDEGRIAIAALATGAAQGCVDESVRYAKERMAFGNNIGKYQAIQFKIARMAARAHTARLAYYDAAARMQAGKSFKTEAAIAKMIAGEAAMDNARDATQVFGGYGFMNEFRVSRHYRDSKILEVGEGTTEVQLMLIARDLGL from the coding sequence ATGACCACTTCAGACAGTTACGGACTGAGTGAGGACTACCAGGATCTCAGCGATACCGTGCGCGACTTCGCGGACGAAGTTGTTGCTCCAGTCTCGGCAAAGCACGATGAAGAGCACAGCTTCCCTTACGAAGTGGTCAAACAGATGGGCGAGATGGGCCTGTTCGGCTTGCCGTTCCCTGAAGAGCATGGCGGCATGGGCGGCGACTACTTTGCGTTGGCCTTAGCGCTCGAGCAATTGGGCCGAGTAGACCAGTCGGTGGCGATCACGCTGGAGGCCGGTGTCTCGCTCGGTGCGATGCCGATCCACCGCTTTGGCACGGAGGCGCAAAAAGAACAGTGGCTGCCAATGCTCGCCTCTGGTCAGGCACTCGCTGGCTTCGGCCTGACCGAGCCGGAAGCCGGCTCAGATGCTGGCGGTACCAAAACTAAGGCTCGCCTTGAAGATGGCAGCTGGATTATCAATGGCAACAAAGAATTCATCACTAACTCGGGAACCGATATCACCCGTCTGGTGACGGTGACCGCGGTGACAGGTGAGAGTACCCGGGCTGACGGCAGCATCAAAAAAGAGATCTCTACCATCTTGGTTCCCACCAACACTCAAGGATTCAAGGCAGAGAAGGCTTACAACAAAGTTGGCTGGAACGCCTCGGACACTCATCCGTTGACGCTGGCTGACGTTCGAGTTCCAGAGGCGAATCTGCTGGGCGTTGAAGGTCGCGGTTATGCCAACTTCCTCTCCATTCTGGATGAGGGCCGGATCGCGATTGCCGCTTTAGCCACCGGCGCGGCGCAAGGTTGCGTTGATGAATCGGTGCGCTACGCCAAAGAGCGGATGGCCTTCGGCAACAACATCGGCAAATACCAGGCTATCCAGTTCAAGATCGCCAGGATGGCCGCCCGTGCGCACACTGCCCGCCTGGCCTATTACGATGCCGCAGCCCGGATGCAGGCCGGCAAATCGTTCAAAACCGAAGCCGCTATCGCAAAGATGATTGCTGGTGAGGCAGCGATGGACAACGCGCGTGATGCCACCCAGGTTTTCGGCGGATACGGCTTTATGAATGAGTTCCGAGTCTCGCGCCATTACCGCGACTCTAAGATACTTGAAGTGGGCGAAGGCACCACCGAAGTTCAGCTCATGCTCATCGCCCGCGATTTAGGTTTGTAG